Part of the Thermostichus vulcanus str. 'Rupite' genome is shown below.
AAAAGGTAGGGATCCCGATCCTTGGATTCAAAGGCCCCATCTTGGCTCATCAACTTTTTGGAGATGTTACGAAACGTAGCTATTGTGATCTTGATATCCTAGTCGAAGAAGAAAATCTGGATCGATTGGCTGAGTTGCTACAAACCTCGGGATATCAGGCACGGCAGATTAGAGGATTTATCGAAAATGGAGATCGCTATTTTATAGATCCAAACAGGGGATATTGCATCGATCTACATTCAGCCCTTACTCCAAGTTACTACCCGATCCCGATTGATTATACGAAGCTCTGGAAAGAGGCAATTTCAATTAATCTTCAGGGTAATTCCGTATTAGCCTTCACGCCAGAGACCCTTCTTGTCTTGCTCTGTATTCATGGCACCAAGGATAACTGGCAGCAATTAAAGTGGATTTGTGACATTGCCCAGCTGCTGACAAGTTTTCCTAAGTTAGACTGGAACTATATCCATAGCCTAACCAATGACTTTCGGACTCGTCAGGCTCTAGTTTTGAGTCTAAATCTTTGCGAGGAAGTTTTTGGATCGTCTGACCTAATTCCAAAAGTCCCTGAGTTTAGATCTAGTCTCATACAAATAAATCTGATTCGACACATCACAAATCGTTTCTTTTCCCATTCAAGTCAGGTGCCTAACTTTCTAGAGAATTTGTTATTTTGTTGGACACGTAGACATGTATACCCCTTTCGCCGCTGGTTGGAGGAGAAGATACTACCTAACGAGCATGATAAGTCTTGGCTCAGGGAAATGAAGTTTTTAAATCAGAAACCTGTCTTCTGGATATTGGAAACACTATCACTACTGATAAGGCCAATACGACTAATCATTAAATCATCCTGCAAACTCCTAATTTAGCTTACAGAACTCCCTAAGCTTATCCAGCAACGGTCTTACAGTCCTTTAATGCTCCGCACCGCTGTCGCGAAGGGGATTCCCCCGTGCTAGGTGACTAACGGTCGCGCTAGCGTGCCCTTGGCGCAAAGGGCTGTAAATATGATATTGCTGGCATGATATTGCTGGCAAATTTGGGCAATGTCTGCGTCGGGAATTGGGATTTGAGCCCTTCGAGGCAAGGTTGTCATCTGGTTTAATTTTTCCATGTTCATAAAGCTGGTAAGGTTAGCATGAGGTCAGTACATTCCTGGAAAACCTCTATTTCAGGAAAAGGCTTTTAGCTCCCCTCTTGCTCTTGTGGTGTGGGACGAATCTGGAAGCCTTCTAGATCCTCAGGTGCTTCCGAACGTCGCTCTAGGGACTCCACCTTAGAACCAGGACTACCCTGTTCACACTAGGCTACCATTGCCTCCGCTAACGCGAGAGGATTCAGGCTGCTGCTCCAAGCGCCGCATGAGAAGATTCACCAAGCCTGCTAACACCAGGATTCCCAGCGAAATCCCACAGGCATACCCAATCGCTTGCCACAGCACGGGAGACATGAACATCACCTCACATTCGCAAAGCGTTGCGTAGCAATAACGCTTGTGCAGGAGAACTCAACCCCCATGCACCATAGCAGATGTCGGATCCCTTGAGTTTCCAGGCTCACCGAAACCCTGGGATCCAGAGGCTCTGGATTTGGATTTAGGCTGTGGCCAAGGCTTGGTAGTTGGCAATCCGGGCAAACTCTTTCGGTTCCAGACTGGCTCCCCCCACCAAAACCCCGTCAATTTGGGGTTGAGCCATGATCTCATCAATGTTACTGGCTTTCACGGAGCCACCGTACAGAATCGATAGATGCGCCTGGCCGACATGTTGGCGAATCAATCCAATCACACGGTTAGCCTCCTGGGCTGCACAGGTTTCTCCCGTACCAATGGCCCAAATCGGCTCGTAGGCGATCACCAAATGCTCCAGATCAATACCGGCCAAGCCGCGATCCAATTGCTCAAGAATCCAGGATTCTGTCAACCCTTGATCCCGTTGGTGCTTGCTTTCCCCGACACACAGGATGGGAATAAGGCCGTGTCGCTGCGCTGCTGCCAGGCGTTGATTGACCGTTTCATCACTCTCGCCGAAATACTGCCGCCGTTCACTGTGGCCAACAATCACATAACGCACTCCCAATTCCACCAGCATTGGGCCAGAAATTTCCCCCGTAAAGGCCCCTTGATCTTCCCAGTGAAGGTTTTGCGCACCCACCGCTATGCCGGATCCCTGAGTTTGCTCCACCACCACAGCCAAGTCTGTATATGGCACGCACAGAATCACCTGCCGCTCTGATACTGTTCGCGTCAGTGGGACGGAGTCCTGGGAAGACGACTGTAGGGCAGTGCCAAACTCTCTCAAAAACTCGCGGGCTTGAGCCTGAGTCTTGTGCATTTTCCAGTTACCAGCGATCAGGATGGGACGCAAGAGGGGATCCTCCGTAGGGGACAGCGAAGAAAAGGGATCCCACAAAAAGCAGGGGCAGTAACAGTAAGATGATGTGGATCCCAGGCTTCTGTTTTTTCGTATGTCACAGTGTATCAGCAAGCGGCAACGGGATCCTGCTCAGCCTGTCCGGGCAAGCGTTAGACCTCTTGAGCGGTTTCCTGTTCCAAGCTAGCGGCTATAGCGGCGACGCAATCTGGCCAAGGGGATCCCTGCTCCAGCTGCTGAACTGCAACTGCGTAAGTTTCAGGATGAGCTTGCAAAAGGGCTTGGCTCTGGCGCAGAAACCGATTCAGTTGGGCCTTTATTTTTGCGGAGGTGCCCAAAGGTTGAACGGAGGGGATCCCTGACAACAGCCGGATCACCTGCTGCCGATCCTGCGCATCCCCATCGGCTTGGCCATAGTGCAACATTTCCGCCGCTGCCCCCGCCATCCAGAAGGTGCCGTAGCGATCCACATCTCCCCATGGGATCCCCCCTTCAGTTTGCCACCGCTGCATAGGAGCCAGATCCAACTCTACTCCGCCATAGCCAGGGATCCCCCGCAAAAAGGCTTGCCACGGGTTAAGCACATACCCCAGCAACGGGATCCCGAGCAAATGAGCCACTACCACATGCCCGGCCTCATGACGAATCACCCGTTGTCGATACTGTGGCGAAGCCCAATCCAGCCAGGCTCCCAATAGGCCAGACAGCCGCCCACCCAAAGCCACCTGCTCCAGGATCAACAGCGCCACCCCCGCCACGCAAGGCAACGCTACCCGCGGCCCTAGCAACGTAGAAAATACCAAAGCCGCCACGATCAAAGCGGCACGAGTCACACCTGCCTCCGACATTCCCGCTTCACTCCAACACACCTCTGTTTTGCAAGCGGCGTAAAGAGTCTAGAGCTGCGGCTGCCACACTGTCGTGCGGATCCTTGGAGAGGTAGTTGAGAGCAGAAAGGCTCTTGGCAGAGGGTAAATTTCCTAAAGCTTGGGCCAGCCGTTGCCGTACCAGCCAATCCTCCGATTGGGCAAATTCCAGAATGCGATCTAGGGCCCGCAAGTCCCCCACTTCCCCCAATGCCGCGATAGCCGCCTGCTGTAGCAACACCTCCGGGGCATCCAAAGCTCGTATCAGCACTTCAAAAGCACGGGGATCCTTCAAGTTGCCCAGGGCCACCGCTGCACTGAAGCGCACCAGCCATTCCACATCCTCATAAAAGGCCCGTACCAAAGCCTCAAAAGCCCGCGGATCTTCTAAATATCCAAGCGCACCTGCCGCATCGGCACGGATCCCGTAGTCCGGATCCTGAGTCAAAATTTCCAGCAGCTTCGGTAGGGAAGCTTCTGTTTGCTTCACCCCCAGGGCAAAAACCGCAAAAGACCGCACCTGTAGGTTTTCATCATCCACCACCTGCAGAATCAGAGGCACCGCATCTTCATCTGGAACCTCGCGCAAATGGGCCAACGCCACCATGCGGTCAGCAGGCCGTTGGCTTTGTAGTTGCTGAGCAATCTGTTGTAAGCGAGCGGGGTTGACGGGATCCAGAGCCGGAGCAGCCATAGTCTTAATTAGTCTTAATAATTGTTTACACACTCTCAGTATGGCAGATTTCTTTTGGGCTTGGCAGGTTGGCTTGACGAGAGTGGGTATGGAGAATTGGCTTAGAGATCCCTTGCTAGACAAATTCAGGCAAAAACCAGTCCATTCCAGTTGTGGAAAAGGGCCACCTCTTAGCCCCGCTAGAGGGATTTTGGGTATTTTAGGTAGAGAAGGCGCCCTAAGCTCAAGGGCACAAGGCACGAGGCTCTTTCCCGGTGGTCTTTATGCTGAAATCTTTACCGACTCGCCAACTGTCCTATCTTGCTATCGGCCTACTATCGGCAGGAGGGATCCTGTTCTTGGCTCCGCGTTTACCCCTGGCTCTGGCCAACGAACGGGCTGTTCCTGAAGCTGAACTGGCGATTCAGCCCCTGTTGCCCCAGGGATCCCGTGTGATTAGCTCCCGCTGGCTCAGTGACCAAGAAGCTGAAATTTGGGTGGAATCTCGGGGTGGGGCCAGCCCCGTAATCATGCGGCTGAATGCCTCAGGCGCTTGGGAACAGGATATGAGCGCCACCTTGGCCCGGGGAGCCAGCCAAATGCAAACTCTGGCCCAGCAACAAACGGTGAATTTACCATCGGGTTTTGGCCAGACCGCGCCGGATCAGCCTGCTCCTCCCCCTGTGCCCTCTTTGTTGCAAACCACCCAAGCTGCTTCTAGCCTGATTCCACCGGTGGATCGGGAGCAAGAGACCCAGCGAGCTTTGAGTGGGGCCGGTCGCGTGGATCCCTTTGTGCCCCAAAATATTCGCACCCCTGAGCCAGAAATTGCGCTGCCACCTCTGCCGCCCCCTCCGGTTTTGTCTCCCCCTGGAGAGGGCAATGGCAATGGTGCCCCCGTTGCTGTAGCCACTCCGGTTCCCACCCCTACTCCGGATCCGGCTGCCTTTGCTCGCAGTGTACAGGTTTCTGGCATTGTGCAAATCGGGAGTGAATCCTTTGCCCTCATTTCCGGCCCAGGAACTGTGCCTTCCGTGGTACAGGCTGGACAGGATTATCAAACAGCGAATGTGGCGGGTGTCTCAGCCCGGGAGCGGCGGGTGGTGCTCTCCGAAGGGGGAGAAAATGTGGTGAAAACGATGGAAGACACGACGGTCATTGTCGGTGCCCCCTAAGCCGAACTGGTTTGTCATAACCTTGTGCCTCTAGAAGGTCGGATGGGGTTTGGCCTTTTTTGACCTGATTCAATTTGTGATTCGATTTGCGATTTAGCAGGATCCCGGACTAAAAGCCAGATTCACGGTTCAGGCGAGGCGGTTGCTGCTTCAGGTAGCGGAGAAACTCCCGCAGTTCGGTATCGGTCAATTGGTGACGAGATTTTTTGTGGAAGCGGCTTTCCAAGAATTCCCGCCCTTCTTTGTTGCTCCAGCCGATACGCTGCAATTCCACATCCGTTTGGGCAATGATATCGGAAAGATCATCCATATCCGCCCCAGATTCCGTCAACCCCGGCAATCCTGGGGAGGGGGTTGGTTCTGTTTTGATGGGGGCTGTTTTAATGGGGGCCGGAATAGGCTCAGGGGCAATCGGTAAGGAGCTAGCGTGTCCGTTAGCTAAATCGGGAGTTGGCAGATAAGCGGATCTTCCAGAGGGATCCATTCCCAAACCCAGCGGCATTGATGGGCGACCAAAACCCGCATGGTTTAGAGCTCGTTTCAAGGCGGCATCTTCCGCTTCTTCCACTGTATTGGATCCAGCGATGCCACTGCCCAACACTGTGTTGTTCACTATCACCTGCGCCTTGACGATGTAAATCCCCTCTTCCACACGCAACAGATCCGTGAGCAAACTGCCCATGGGGTGTCGATCTCGAAAATGTTGAATCATGTCTGTGCCAGTGGAAAAAACGTGTCAAAGCCTGCAAACCGGTAACGGAATTGGCTACAACCTAACCCGAAGAATAACCGCTTGAGAAGGGAAATTGAGCACGAATCCTCTGAGCATCCCCCCATGGGTTCCAAGGGAGCCAGAAAAGGCTTATCCAGGTTCGCAACGCTTGGGGTCGCAAGGTTATGCTATCGCTAGGGATCCGGTTGCAAATGATGCTCCAAGTAGCTGGCTTGGAAGAACTGATCTATCATCAGCGCACAGAAGACATTACGGGGAAATATGGCTAGCGATACCACCGGAGCCAACTCCGCCAGTTTGGGACAGGCGGCTATCCGAGAACGCAACTATGGCACGGCTTTACAGCTACTCCGACGTGCGTATCGCGGGGATCCCAGCGCAGAGAATGCCCGTTGGCTTGCCACTGCCTATGAAGAAGCCGGTTATACCCAGTTGGCTTCTCTATATCGAGAGTTATCTCAAGAGCGCAAAGAGATTCAGTTTCAAGCGCCCAAACCCCCCAGTACTCTTGAGCAGCTCAAGCAGCTACCCGCCGAGTCCCCCGACCGCAAAACCATTCCCCTGCCCCAGCCGATTCCTCGCCCTACTCCCCCACCCACCCCCTCGGATCAGCCGATTTGGGTTTATAAGCCCACCCCCATCGACCCGAAAAGCATCAGCCGTCAAACCCCGATTCGCCCTCACAAAGAAGAATCTGCCGCTGTCCCTGAAAAATCTGGCGAGGAAACAACCTATTTGCCGGTTCAACATGCCCCCGATCTAAAAAACCCGCAGCAGGGATCCCCTTTTGCCCGCCGCTTAAGCCAACTGCATCGGCAATTCAAAGATGAACCCACGGCTGAGTTGGCCCTGCAACTGGCGGAAGCTTATGACGAACAGAACAACCTCAAAGAGGCCCAGCGCTATTACCGCGAGGTGTTGGATCTGGATCGAACCCTGATGTTGCGACCCATGGTGCAAGAGCGTCTGGAGGAACTGCGGCAAATTCAGGATCCGATGGCCGATCTCTCAGTCCAAAGCTTGCTCAAATTGGGGGAGAAATTGGAACAGGAGGGGGAAGTGGCCCGTGCTGAACAGGTTTACCGCAAGATCCTGAAAATGGATGCGACCCTTGATGCCCATGCCGCCGCCCGCAAGGGATTAAACCGGCTTTATCCCGATGGTAAGCGATGAGTCGGTGCAGCTTTTTGGGGATTGCCTGGGCTAAAACAGCCTCCATTTCGGTAGTCGAAGCTTGCCTCAACCGCCTTATCAAAGCCTGGGATGCTTTTGCATTCGCATTCATCCCACAATCGATTAGGAAATCATCCCCCGCATCCGGAGAAGTCGATCCCCACGAGAAATCAATACGGGTGCATTGAGCAACACTCAAACACTCAGCAGTTGCCCCAATACCGGCTTTAAGTGATCACATCCGGCTGCTGACGGCCTGTACGGGCCCGGATCTGCGCCAGCTGATCCGCCAGTTGAATGTGCTCGGCCAGGGCGACTTGCGGATCTAGCCCATGCTTGGCGGGATCCGGCTCAAATCGCTCCAAATAAACCCGTAGCGTTGCCCCTTGCGTACCGGTTCCAGACAGACGATAGACAATCCGGGATCCATTGACAAACCCAATGCGGATCCCCTGTTTGCTGCTGGTGCTACCATCCACCGGATCCGTGTAGCTGAAGTCATCGGCGTACTCCACCGTTTGGGATCCCCAAGATTGCCCCACCAAACTGGGGAGAGACAGGCGCAGGTTCTCCATCAACTCTTGGGCAGCCACCGCATCAATGCCCTCATAGTCGTGGCGAGAATAGACATTACGCCCGTAGGTCTGCCAGTGTTCTTGGACGATCTGTTGCACCGATTGCCGCCGTACCGCCAGGATATTCAGCCAAAACAGCACCGCCCAGAGGCCATCTTTTTCCCGCACATGGTTAGAGCCGGTGCCAAAACTTTCTTCCCCGCAGAGGGTGGCTTTGCCCGCATCCAGGAGGTTACCGAAAAATTTCCAGCCCGTCGGGGTTTCATAGCAAGGGATCCCCAGCTTGGCCGCCACCCGATCCGCTGCTTGACTGGTGGGCATCGAACGAGCGATCCCGGCCAATCCGTCTCGATACCCTGGCACCCGCTGGGCATTGGCTGCCAATATTGCCAGACTGTCGCTAGGGGTTACATAGAACTTGCGCCCCAAAATCATGTTGCGATCCCCATCCCCGTCGGAAGCAGCGCCAAAATCGGGGCCATTCTCCCCAAACAGCAACTCCACCAGCTCATGGGCATACACCAGGTTGGGATCCGGGTGACCACCCCCAAAGTCCGGCAGGGGCTGGCCGTTTAGAAC
Proteins encoded:
- a CDS encoding nucleotidyltransferase domain-containing protein; the protein is MLTSGNTPLSPEAKLLLSALRKALNWPHQQNIDHQLNQLNQLNSVETYDSGLLLNLAIRNGVEALLEAGWQPGNLPEWRVNLRAFLNRKRLQNLSLLGEFLQLQHRCQKVGIPILGFKGPILAHQLFGDVTKRSYCDLDILVEEENLDRLAELLQTSGYQARQIRGFIENGDRYFIDPNRGYCIDLHSALTPSYYPIPIDYTKLWKEAISINLQGNSVLAFTPETLLVLLCIHGTKDNWQQLKWICDIAQLLTSFPKLDWNYIHSLTNDFRTRQALVLSLNLCEEVFGSSDLIPKVPEFRSSLIQINLIRHITNRFFSHSSQVPNFLENLLFCWTRRHVYPFRRWLEEKILPNEHDKSWLREMKFLNQKPVFWILETLSLLIRPIRLIIKSSCKLLI
- the tpiA gene encoding triose-phosphate isomerase — its product is MRPILIAGNWKMHKTQAQAREFLREFGTALQSSSQDSVPLTRTVSERQVILCVPYTDLAVVVEQTQGSGIAVGAQNLHWEDQGAFTGEISGPMLVELGVRYVIVGHSERRQYFGESDETVNQRLAAAQRHGLIPILCVGESKHQRDQGLTESWILEQLDRGLAGIDLEHLVIAYEPIWAIGTGETCAAQEANRVIGLIRQHVGQAHLSILYGGSVKASNIDEIMAQPQIDGVLVGGASLEPKEFARIANYQALATA
- a CDS encoding HEAT repeat domain-containing protein, which encodes MAAPALDPVNPARLQQIAQQLQSQRPADRMVALAHLREVPDEDAVPLILQVVDDENLQVRSFAVFALGVKQTEASLPKLLEILTQDPDYGIRADAAGALGYLEDPRAFEALVRAFYEDVEWLVRFSAAVALGNLKDPRAFEVLIRALDAPEVLLQQAAIAALGEVGDLRALDRILEFAQSEDWLVRQRLAQALGNLPSAKSLSALNYLSKDPHDSVAAAALDSLRRLQNRGVLE
- a CDS encoding tetratricopeptide repeat protein, producing the protein MASDTTGANSASLGQAAIRERNYGTALQLLRRAYRGDPSAENARWLATAYEEAGYTQLASLYRELSQERKEIQFQAPKPPSTLEQLKQLPAESPDRKTIPLPQPIPRPTPPPTPSDQPIWVYKPTPIDPKSISRQTPIRPHKEESAAVPEKSGEETTYLPVQHAPDLKNPQQGSPFARRLSQLHRQFKDEPTAELALQLAEAYDEQNNLKEAQRYYREVLDLDRTLMLRPMVQERLEELRQIQDPMADLSVQSLLKLGEKLEQEGEVARAEQVYRKILKMDATLDAHAAARKGLNRLYPDGKR
- a CDS encoding alpha-D-glucose phosphate-specific phosphoglucomutase gives rise to the protein MSLRTVPTTPFSGQKPGTSGLRKQVKVFQQPHYLENFVQSIFDVLEGSAGQTLVVGGDGRYYNREAIQILLKMAAANGIGQVLVGQGGILSTPAVSCIIRKYGAYGGIILSASHNPGGPEGDFGIKYNIANGGPAPEKVTEAIYARTQTLDRYRILEAPDVDLDRLGEQNLGSLKVRIIDPVTDYRELMERLFDFDLIRDYLASGFRMAFDAMHAVTGPYARAIFQGSLGAPEGSVLNGQPLPDFGGGHPDPNLVYAHELVELLFGENGPDFGAASDGDGDRNMILGRKFYVTPSDSLAILAANAQRVPGYRDGLAGIARSMPTSQAADRVAAKLGIPCYETPTGWKFFGNLLDAGKATLCGEESFGTGSNHVREKDGLWAVLFWLNILAVRRQSVQQIVQEHWQTYGRNVYSRHDYEGIDAVAAQELMENLRLSLPSLVGQSWGSQTVEYADDFSYTDPVDGSTSSKQGIRIGFVNGSRIVYRLSGTGTQGATLRVYLERFEPDPAKHGLDPQVALAEHIQLADQLAQIRARTGRQQPDVIT